From Huiozyma naganishii CBS 8797 chromosome 11, complete genome, a single genomic window includes:
- the MON2 gene encoding Mon2p (similar to Saccharomyces cerevisiae MON2 (YNL297C); ancestral locus Anc_3.61), with protein MSSASATSAVAASGGSQFGILHKRLDADLHSLLSESKRKSSEVRHACEKSLKILRTVQSSDDLLRHPDFVVPLVLACASRNAKLTTISVQCLQGLASLNCIPRERLSEVLDAFIEATHLAIEIQLKILQIVPIFFKTYAQYLYGGLLAKLVLCCTNLFHLPTKSSIVTSTASAALQQLVDEIFERLSYQWDGKTADDMEQLGETFDVMVSNNDTIKVNTFRNDANQLFDNLISAMDTKRAAATQDATESAPHVPRILEVKEISLDYGLEVLESLLKNNRRAFLHYPDLQFLLRIKAIPLLLRCISTPKSFSLTVRAYRCIQLLLNKEYLEPMSLEIEVILSLLIHGISVGSNVPQWQRILSLEVFNEVSQDFNMIKSIYIMYDNSEEKKQVVTALLEECINVLQSPEVLPALARSKVIEKLEMPLISNETAVARTKFMFLLDKNHPPPVNVSYLIWLILSLSNSWSESLSNIAMDASSDMNENNNEEIDLRNSEVMGFYNGVFANLFHINETFLYSTALDTQIFHTLVRSFQKLGHGAGLLHLNDKLDQCLRVFSIAIVNNTTKSESTQIEENKRLSTSDKSGVLSSIGGSLIGLNEVNATNATTKKPSEKKSMHPRVLNSKHLSLFRAMVSLSVSLGAVFSPVNWNHIFITWQWVSYYIYGPSTDFMESYYSQDIPAQPNLSRNEINTVETGILKLLETTPLYSQPAFGTLITSLIESSNATLFDDFSYHPIDSNLEDAETEQQVEREIKLNYCIYNKSFYITQLSELSTFNYSRFWNGNGKDPWWHIMDYFVNLLGTRRISSTTLRLYIARIFNSIIKTISDEVGSIDDIDDRTKKFNMMENLIIGAMLKAIEEMSNLKIEKSDIYEGVVNTESEILLEILSTLKSILNEFGDLLTQSWLTVFKIINSPFELLNGSVDSLNVKETEDSSLLNAIVQKRTEMVQVSYEVFKLVSDDFLQTLPLEVIRYVIETLVHYVNQDKNLNISFSSISQFWLVGDYLRVRFEPEFKTETGKKLIEKVNQGQLMEIITSTDSDPYDFYNGLWTFLLKSLIECSNDKRIEVKKGALQTFFRIIDSHSNCLPSWDLIHSIVLKPLLTKNSQDENVAEYAEFFNVCISGLTNLYPTRFTTFQADPVCTEAWLTFLGFIERLLVSKSTGVKYVAINNYRELLKSMYLLDDVSTEILQKCEQLWNGYVIVYNDSIEQNNFIVKNEYDCVLELLNSFAELYQLMEKYHRVDFPFVENSLGLFTSAAKYPLLPQHTKDNNRPSSLQAAVLSGLTLFPSNKSNDIELLIIFQLSNMTTLMFDTREKILKKLASKLSNATLTRIPSFEAVSYLASKSLFERLDKIDDITLPISKEKHLLKVLKKIFLTLLEKPLIDLSKDNDTPMWVLCSRAFRILSTELFKPDVHPSLSSSIQEEFHNIFIEITSFPIKRINWATDSASEKNDLIEYNQFKEILLKEDVISYMNEEHLQHFISSVWSASFVYELDELEKAFIENKNLSEVTRRVCTVDLKEIFGSTVEPKLLSKTYCSQTCLNDLSKFITFEGQQFETLRKVSTQYVVSRIALCIRKYVSDENLVDRAPIPKVRKLELLTLLKGLLDIVLNLSREKIKDYAVEIDSLLLLHPLVLKMIPSSHKVVGLQKLVTEISLNFVTVMSTSQI; from the coding sequence ATGAGTTCTGCATCTGCTACatctgctgttgctgcttCTGGCGGGTCGCAGTTTGGTATACTGCACAAACGGTTGGATGCTGACTTACACAGCCTGCTTTCCGAgtcaaagaggaagagcaGCGAGGTGAGACACGCTTGTGAGAAGTCACTGAAGATCCTCAGGACCGTGCAGAGCTCTGATGACCTGCTCAGACACCCTGACTTTGTCGTTCCGCTCGTGCTTGCTTGTGCGTCGCGCAATGCCAAATTGACCACCATCTCAGTGCAATGCCTTCAGGGGCTCGCTTCGCTCAATTGCATCCCGCGTGAGCGACTCTCGGAGGTATTAGACGCGTTTATAGAGGCTACACACCTTGCGATCGAGATTCAGCTGAAGATCTTGCAGATTGTGcccatcttcttcaagacgTATGCACAGTACCTGTACGGGGGGTTGCTTGCCAAACTCGTGCTCTGCTGTACGAACCTGTTCCACCTGCCGACCAAATCATCGATAGTGACGAGCACCGCCAGTGCCGCACTGCAACAACTGGTCGACGAAATCTTTGAGAGGTTGTCCTACCAATGGGACGGGAAAACTGCAGACGACATGGAACAACTGGGCGAAACATTCGATGTCATGGTCAGCAACAACGACACGATCAAAGTGAACACTTTCAGAAACGACGCAAACCAACTGTTCGATAATCTCATCTCTGCTATGGACACGAAAAGGGCAGCGGCCACCCAGGATGCAACAGAGTCTGCACCACATGTACCGAGAATCCTGGAAGTCAAGGAGATCTCGCTCGACTACGGATTGGAAGTACTAGAATcactcttgaagaacaacaggAGGGCGTTCCTGCACTACCCTGATCTGCAATTCCTGCTGAGGATCAAGGCGATACCGCTGCTGCTCAGGTGCATATCAACCCCGAAGAGCTTCTCACTAACAGTCAGAGCTTACCGTTGTATCCAGCTGTTGCTTAATAAAGAGTACCTCGAGCCAATGAGCCTTGAAATCGAGGTCATTTTGTCACTTCTAATACACGGGATCTCGGTAGGATCAAACGTCCCACAGTGGCAGAGGATCCTCTCTCTTGAAGTGTTCAACGAAGTCTCTCAAGACTTCAACATGATCAAGTCCATATACATCATGTACGACAATTcggaagagaagaagcaggTCGTCACAGCTCTTCTTGAGGAGTGCATAAACGTACTGCAATCCCCGGAAGTCTTACCTGCTCTCGCACGTTCAAAGGTGATCGAAAAACTGGAGATGCCGTTGATCTCAAACGAAACGGCCGTCGCCCGCACAAAATTCATGTTCTTGCTGGACAAAAACCACCCACCACCTGTCAACGTCTCGTACCTTATTTGGCTCATCTTGTCCCTTTCTAACAGTTGGTCAGAGTCATTGAGTAACATCGCAATGGATGCCTCCAGTGATATGAATGAGAACAATAATGAAGAGATAGATCTGCGAAATTCAGAAGTCATGGGTTTCTACAACGGAGTCTTCGCTAACCTGTTCCATATCAACGAGACATTTCTCTATTCGACCGCTTTAGACACACAAATATTCCATACCCTGGTTCGCTCTTTCCAAAAGCTGGGCCATGGAGCTGGATTGTTGCACTTAAACGACAAATTGGACCAATGCCTGAGGGTATTCTCTATAGCGATCGTCAATAATACGACAAAAAGTGAGAGCACCCAAATAGAAGAAAACAAGAGACTTTCCACCTCGGACAAGTCTGGCGTGCTGAGTTCAATAGGTGGGTCTTTGATCGGTCTGAACGAAGTTAACGCGACGAATGCTACTACTAAGAAACCATCAGAGAAGAAGTCTATGCACCCAAGAGTGCTAAACTCAAAACACCTGAGCTTATTTCGTGCAATGGTTTCGTTATCCGTTTCACTGGGTGCTGTTTTCTCTCCCGTCAACTGGAATCATATATTTATCACCTGGCAATGGGTTTCGTACTACATATACGGACCCTCTACGGATTTCATGGAAAGTTACTACTCTCAAGATATACCGGCACAGCCTAACTTATCCAGGAACGAGATAAACACAGTGGAAACAGGCATTCTGAAGTTGCTAGAAACGACACCGCTCTACTCTCAGCCCGCATTCGGAACTCTAATAACCAGTTTAATTGAAAGTTCCAACGCGACATTATTCGACGATTTCAGCTATCACCCAATAGATTCGAACCTTGAAGATGCAGAGACTGAGCAACAGGTTGAAAGGGAGATAAAGCTGAACTATTGCATCTACAACAAGTCTTTCTACATTACGCAGCTCAGCGAACTTTCGACATTTAATTACTCAAGATTTTGGAACGGGAACGGTAAAGACCCATGGTGGCATATTATGGACTACTTTGTCAACTTGCTTGGCACGAGGCGTATTTCAAGCACAACACTGAGATTATACATTGCCCgtatcttcaacagcatAATCAAAACAATATCAGACGAGGTTGGTAGTATTGATGATATTGATGATAGAACGAAGAAATTTAATATGATGGAAAACCTAATCATTGGTGCAATGTTAAAGGCGATCGAGGAGATGTCTAACTtgaaaattgaaaagagtGATATTTACGAGGGAGTTGTTAACACCGAATCAGAGATTTTGCTGGAAATATTATCGACTTTGAAGAGTATACTGAATGAGTTTGGGGATTTGCTGACGCAGTCGTGGTTGactgttttcaaaatcatcaaCTCCCCATTTGAGCTATTAAATGGGTCGGTCGACTCTTTAAATGttaaagaaactgaagatTCTTCGCTGCTCAATGCAATTGTACAAAAGAGAACCGAAATGGTCCAAGTCTCCTACGAAGTCTTTAAGCTCGTATCTGACGATTTTCTGCAGACACTGCCCTTAGAGGTTATAAGATATGTTATAGAAACGCTTGTGCATTACGTCAACCAGGATAAAAATCTGAATATATCCTTTTCCTCCATAAGTCAATTCTGGTTGGTAGGTGACTATTTAAGAGTCCGGTTCGAGCCAGAATTTAAAACAGAGACCGGAAAAAAGCTCATCGAGAAGGTCAACCAGGGCCAACTGATGGAGATTATCACCTCCACCGATTCCGATCCTTATGATTTTTATAACGGCCTATGGACCTTTTTACTAAAGTCATTAATTGAGTGCTCGAATGATAAGCGTATTGAGGTTAAAAAGGGGGCCCTTCAAACTTTTTTCAGGATCATTGACTCCCATTCTAATTGTTTACCGTCTTGGGATTTGATACACTCTATTGTCTTAAAGCCTTTGTTGACCAAAAACTCGCAAGACGAAAATGTTGCAGAATATGCGGAATTTTTCAACGTATGCATCAGCGGATTGACCAATCTATATCCAACGAGGTTCACGACATTTCAAGCGGATCCTGTTTGCACAGAGGCCTGGTTGACATTTTTGGGCTTCATCGAGCGCTTGCTTGTTTCCAAGTCAACTGGGGTAAAATACGTCGCCATCAACAATTATCGAGAGCTGCTGAAGTCTATGTATTTGTTGGATGATGTATCCACAGAgatccttcaaaagtgcGAACAGTTGTGGAATGGATACGTCATTGTTTACAATGATTCAATTGAGCAAAATAATTTTATTGTGAAGAATGAATATGACTGTGTTCTGGAACTATTAAATTCATTTGCTGAGTTGTATCAATTGATGGAAAAATATCATAGAGTTGATTTCCCATTTGTCGAAAACTCATTGGGGTTGTTTACTTCTGCAGCCAAATATCCTCTCCTACCCCAGCACACGAAAGACAACAACCGGCCATCAAGTTTGCAAGCTGCAGTATTGAGTGGTTTGACCTTGTTTCCCTCAAATAAGTCCAATGATATCGAATTACTGATTATTTTCCAGTTGAGTAACATGACTACTCTGATGTTTGATACAAGAGAGAAAAttctgaagaaattggcGTCTAAGTTATCAAACGCCACACTAACTCGTATCCCATCTTTTGAGGCGGTCAGTTACCTGGCCAGTAAAAgtctttttgaaagactAGATAAGATTGATGATATCACGTTACCGATATCTAAGGAGAAGCATCTACTAaaggttttgaaaaaaatcttTCTGACATTATTAGAAAAACCGTTAATTGATTTGAGCAAGGATAATGATACTCCAATGTGGGTACTGTGTTCAAGGGCATTTCGGATTCTCTCAACGGAGTTATTCAAACCGGATGTACATCCATCTTTGAGTTCGTCGATCCAAGAAGAATTCCATAATATCTTTATTGAAATCACTAGCTTCCCGATAAAACGTATCAACTGGGCAACTGATTCCGCAAGTGAAAAGAACGACCTGATAGAATACAATCAGTTCAAGGAAATACTTTTGAAAGAGGATGTAATCTCTTATATGAACGAGGAACATTTACAGCACTTTATCTCTAGCGTTTGGTCTGCATCTTTTGTCTACGAACTCGATGAGCTAGAAAAGGCATTTATTGAAAATAAGAACCTCAGTGAGGTTACAAGAAGAGTCTGCACAGTAGACCTTAAGGAGATATTCGGGTCCACGGTGGAACCTAAGTTGCTGTCCAAGACGTACTGCTCACAAACCTGTCTGAACGATCTGTCCAAATTTATAACCTTTGAGGGCCAACAGTTCGAAACGCTGAGAAAGGTTAGTACCCAATATGTGGTGTCAAGGATTGCTTTATGCATAAGAAAGTACGTATCCGACGAAAACTTGGTGGACAGGGCACCAATCCCTAAAGTAAGAAAACTAGAATTGCTGACGCTATTAAAGGGCCTCTTGGACATCGTTCTTAATCTGTCGCgggaaaaaatcaaagacTACGCGGTTGAAATAGATAGCCTTTTACTGTTACATCCATTGGTGTTGAAAATGATACCGTCGTCACACAAAGTTGTCGGTCTACAGAAATTGGTAACTGAAATATCTCTCAACTTTGTGACGGTGATGTCCACGTCACAGATCTGA
- the MRX6 gene encoding Mrx6p (similar to Saccharomyces cerevisiae YNL295W; ancestral locus Anc_3.62): MLCIARIGRYAVVPRKVTVAETRRLFSSSRTKNAGGGVTKTDGSGGGTSDSSGNSSSSGAGTDTAAKGSANCSVRAPPARPRADRSDRTREIGGQASGQSPGKLPSLATLGGSSVRSVIVPRVQPTDHIGADTIHTEGLFAGYRPLFLGNSSLPSGSGDFNGYTEHRMDSFESEGKPVIPWDASISGLLYKDNAFGKLSKDIVHRLRPFKVDSEKLGGLPAAEKPQLIVMKVHNTKINDESELVDLFNVKHTKKYRQHHHNELSKQNLTVLERQKRLTTVKNYQIALQKLAFNYKFIRDDQIALRNVIKKLNRHFSLKFEEMSGLTVQNESRESFLPIYIYFQTSIVSKRLFKRFLRNKIDFHTSPLISTIFANLKADQEKVTFEGETGQLLTKRVNSLAEHIPSLVFVDIMRSTECLIHPGPVPGFKKMYWLNQRKRRATFGRHKRDKDYVFSISRDQVVSRNGSRCMSHPVNIYWKDTTQAFREWEYYN; the protein is encoded by the coding sequence ATGTTGTGTATTGCTCGTATTGGGCGGTATGCTGTAGTTCCGCGAAAGGTGACCGTTGCAGAGACTAGGAGGCTTTTCTCCTCAAGCAGGACGAAGAATGCTGGGGGCGGCGTCACGAAGACGGACGGTTCTGGAGGTGGGACTAGTGATAGTAGTGGtaatagtagtagtagtggtgCTGGGACCGATACTGCTGCGAAAGGCTCTGCGAACTGTTCGGTCCGTGCGCCCCCGGCGAGGCCTCGTGCGGACAGGTCGGACAGGACTCGTGAAATCGGCGGACAGGCGTCTGGGCAGTCGCCTGGGAAGTTGCCCAGTCTGGCCACATTGGGAGGGAGTTCCGTGCGCTCCGTGATAGTGCCAAGAGTGCAGCCCACGGATCATATCGGTGCAGACACAATACACACAGAGGGACTCTTCGCTGGCTATAGACCTCTGTTCTTGGGGAACTCGTCACTGCCGTCGGGTTCTGGTGACTTTAACGGATACACGGAACACCGCATGGATTCTTTTGAGTCCGAGGGGAAGCCAGTGATTCCCTGGGATGCGTCGATCAGCGGCCTACTGTACAAGGATAACGCATTTGGGAAACTGTCCAAGGATATCGTTCACAGACTGAGACCGTTCAAGGTGGATTCGGAGAAGCTGGGCGGACTCCCCGCGGCGGAAAAACCACAGCTCATTGTCATGAAGGTGCATAATACgaagatcaacgacgagTCCGAGCTGGTGGACCTATTCAACGTTAAAcacaccaaaaaatacagGCAGCATCACCACAACGAGCTGAGCAAACAGAATTTGACCGTGCTGGAAAGACAAAAGAGGCTTACCACTGTGAAAAACTATCAGATCGCACTACAGAAGCTGGCATTCAACTACAAATTCATCAGAGACGACCAGATAGCGCTTAGAAACGtcatcaagaaattgaacagacACTTCTCGCTGAAGTTTGAGGAAATGTCGGGGCTCACGGTCCAGAACGAGTCCAGAGAATCATTTCTGCCCATCTACATCTACTTTCAAACGTCGATCGTATCAAAGCGGCTGTTTAAACGGTTTCTTAGAAACAAAATAGATTTCCACACGTCACCATTGATCTCGACAATCTTTGCAAACTTGAAGGCGGACCAAGAGAAAGTCACTTTTGAAGGGGAAACAGGCCAGCTGTTGACAAAGAGAGTGAACTCACTTGCAGAGCATATCCCATCTCTGGTTTTTGTAGATATCATGAGATCCACCGAGTGCCTAATCCACCCAGGTCCAGTCCCAGGCTTCAAAAAGATGTACTGGCTGAATCAAAGGAAAAGACGCGCTACTTTTGGCCGCCACAAAAGGGACAAGGACTACGTGTTTAGTATCTCTAGGGATCAAGTAGTTTCCAGAAATGGGAGCAGGTGCATGAGTCATCCGGTTAACATATACTGGAAGGACACTACCCAAGCGTTTAGGGAGTGGGAATACTACAATTGA
- the RIM21 gene encoding Rim21p (similar to Saccharomyces cerevisiae RIM21 (YNL294C); ancestral locus Anc_3.63) — MDGNIWRYSPDSDQVYRSCEMNELGSGILLSRDLPVPLLYADNIRFRSYCYENHPVYMACNFVAFPAHYLPVITKDWDPQKLNKDRLGGSFSSGIYAVLMSFSANFVITLCLTVLTFIITRDRPHVYASRSLKLGSLLASINLTIALGRLLQLLSDQHNKHGAAVSKAIIKFFSQDATFTTLDFLTTLTLQLCQVFIIMRTFERNQEKKLILFCGVFLSFATNILWVIPQYRTVAGHSITWDTLPPFIYLFRIALAASYAVLVLSYIIQKRRLWCKTLQMAFLTLLTVLAVLLLPGFFIADVANVWIAELGELFTTTCYVGSTFLVWEWLERLNAIERTVQAQSILGRPIYEDEQRDYMFAQYALKIQDAIQRDEVVSSDDDENSHPHSSSHGDIELHDMLSSTSRETRSSMDRISVNQINFNAKQSHKNIMVQKLTNAFDRFTYFTDQVVLKKLGTRSLSSNSNTEQSENKRAKMVSRRIGLDNPDKTFVYNTKDVVFASDEELPEDNEVLKEVGSQGTHRDHELEDGSDLSMV; from the coding sequence ATGGATGGCAATATCTGGAGATATTCCCCGGACTCAGACCAGGTGTACCGCAGCTGCGAGATGAACGAGCTTGGCAGCGGGATCCTGCTGAGTCGGGATCTACCAGTACCGCTGTTGTATGCGGACAATATTAGGTTCAGAAGCTACTGTTATGAGAACCACCCAGTGTACATGGCGTGCAATTTTGTCGCATTTCCTGCGCATTACCTCCCGGTGATCACGAAGGACTGGGACCCGCAGAAGTTGAATAAGGACCGGCTTGGTGGGTCGTTTTCCTCCGGGATCTACGCCGTTCTGATGTCCTTCAGTGCGAATTTTGTGATAACGTTGTGTCTTACCGTGCTGACGTTTATCATTACGAGGGATAGACCTCACGTATATGCCTCACGGTCGCTCAAACTGGGCTCTCTGCTCGCGAGCATCAACCTGACAATTGCACTGGGGAGATTGCTGCAGTTATTGAGCGATCAGCATAACAAGCATGGCGCCGCCGTGTCCAAGGCCATCATCAAGTTCTTCTCTCAAGACGCCACCTTCACCACGCTAGATTTCCTCACAACTTTGACATTGCAACTCTGTCAGGTATTCATCATTATGAGAACGTTTGAGAGGAATCAGGAGAAGAAGCTGATCCTATTCTGCGGCGTGTTCCTCAGTTTTGCGACAAATATACTGTGGGTTATCCCGCAGTACAGGACTGTTGCAGGACACTCAATCACTTGGGATACACTACCCCCATTCATCTATCTGTTTCGGATAGCGTTGGCAGCGTCGTATGCCGTATTGGTGCTCTCGTACATTATCCAGAAGAGAAGACTATGGTGCAAGACTCTACAGATGGCCTTTCTCACATTGTTGACTGTCCTGGCGGTGCTGCTTCTTCCAGGGTTCTTTATTGCAGATGTTGCGAATGTGTGGATAGCAGAATTGGGTGAACTGTTCACGACCACCTGTTACGTCGGCTCAACGTTCCTGGTGTGGGAATGGCTTGAGCGGCTCAACGCCATAGAGAGAACTGTTCAGGCACAATCAATCCTTGGGAGACCCATCTATGAGGACGAGCAGCGAGATTACATGTTTGCCCAATACGCTTTGAAAATCCAGGATGCGATTCAGCGAGACGAAGTGGTGTCAagtgatgacgacgagaacTCTCATCCGCATTCGAGCTCTCATGGTGACATAGAATTACACGACATGCTAAGTAGCACTTCCAGAGAAACTAGATCCTCTATGGATAGGATAAGTGTGAACCaaatcaacttcaacgcCAAACAGAGCCATAAAAACATCATGGTGCAGAAGCTCACCAACGCGTTCGATAGATTTACCTATTTCACAGATCAAGTTGTCTTGAAGAAGCTTGGTACAAGGTCACTGAGCAGCAACTCGAATACGGAACAATCGGAGAATAAACGTGCGAAAATGGTGAGCAGGAGAATTGGACTTGATAATCCAGACAAGACATTTGTGTACAATACAAAAGACGTTGTATTTGCATCTGACGAGGAACTCCCAGAGGACAACGAGGTACTCAAGGAAGTGGGATCACAGGGAACTCACAGGGATCATGAATTAGAAGACGGGTCAGACCTATCAATGGTTTAA
- the MSB3 gene encoding Rab GTPase-activating protein MSB3 (similar to Saccharomyces cerevisiae MSB3 (YNL293W) and MSB4 (YOL112W); ancestral locus Anc_3.64) has translation MAPQSFTNRLAMIKSPSVPNFAGSDPRSKKVECDHISDPRLLSALTLELSDARNSAVLSNLQIGKDHLESRDNSSSNLSVLDLYNDNIDDDDVNLPGGKEGSSGSIGSEINLLGHELNLLSTTPEVDPDDADSDNHRDDEDDDGDDNSIDQNRPKETPHVNESSKVSGSREISLEDQYDEYGFKKQSNYADTEVYNRWSQEYSECCSRRRFKWRQLMQKHRISTDGSSVPLVFPPKNEKLKRYVRKGIPAEWRGTAWWYFAGGQETLDANIGVYDKLVKKVEKIQRGHKAEKYSKVLSDMEIIERDLNRTFPDNVHFQKNDTSSGEEPEMITSLRRILVGFSIYNPKIGYCQSMNFLAGLLLLFLREEKVFWMLVIITSRYLPGVHNVNLEGVNVDQGVLLLCVKEYIPELWAQIKPTCEQTVLSTRGKRPVKNEFLYRLPPITLCTASWFMSCFIGVVPIETTLRIWDCMFYEGSHFLFKISLGILKLSEHKLNMNKHRGRGSPLNKFYQHGDSSSGERVDRLYGEDESDIEMFQVIQSFPKSFIDVNDLFDRTIFKKRASFNNLDQEEIDRCRKYVQTQRNKYKEFVEHKDVRGGDSRQIGEQTRATSVSNAPKSKGVVPSTAPSSPSLRKQHGKSGTLRDDTDLRTVLGREDYGFKRSLTNGNWNNGLKQKMRQMRKKRDK, from the coding sequence ATGGCCCCGCAAAGCTTTACGAATAGGCTTGCGATGATCAAGTCACCGTCTGTGCCGAATTTCGCGGGCTCGGACCCCCGTTCGAAGAAGGTGGAGTGCGATCATATTAGTGACCCACGATTGCTCAGCGCGCTGACTCTCGAGCTAAGTGACGCCAGAAACAGTGCAGTGCTCTCCAATTTGCAGATTGGCAAGGACCACTTGGAATCGAGGGATAATAGCAGCTCGAATTTGAGCGTTTTGGACTTGTACAACGACAACatcgatgacgatgacgtgAATCTCCCAGGGGGCAAGGAAGGCAGTAGCGGAAGCATTGGAAGTGAAATAAACCTTTTGGGGCATGAGCTGAACTTGCTGTCTACGACGCCCGAGGTTGATCCGGATGATGCTGATTCAGACAATCATcgtgatgatgaggatgatgatggtgatgacaattcaattgatcaaaatCGACCGAAGGAGACGCCGCATGTCAATGAAAGTTCTAAGGTGTCCGGAAGTAGAGAAATTTCCCTCGAAGATCAATATGATGAATACGGTTTCAAGAAGCAATCCAATTATGCAGATACCGAGGTGTATAATAGATGGTCTCAAGAGTATTCCGAGTGCTGCTCACGAAGGAGATTCAAGTGGAGGCAACTCATGCAGAAGCACAGAATTTCCACGGATGGTAGTAGTGTTCCTCTTGTGTTCCCGCCAAAGAatgagaaattgaagaggtATGTGAGGAAGGGTATACCTGCAGAGTGGAGAGGCACCGCTTGGTGGTATTTTGCCGGGGGACAGGAAACTTTGGATGCGAATATTGGTGTATACGATAAGCTCgtcaagaaagtggaaaagATCCAGCGAGGACACAAGGCGGAGAAGTACAGCAAAGTTCTGTCAGATATGGAGATTATCGAAAGAGACCTGAATAGAACTTTCCCGGATAATGTGCACTTCCAGAAAAATGATACGAGCTCTGGAGAGGAGCCCGAAATGATAACCTCTTTGAGAAGAATCCTTGTGGGGTTTTCCATCTACAACCCGAAGATTGGATACTGTCAATCTATGAACTTCCTTGCCGGTTTGCTCCTCCTGTTCCTCAGGGAGGAAAAAGTGTTTTGGATGTTGGTGATCATAACGTCGCGTTACTTGCCGGGTGTCCACAATGTTAACTTAGAAGGTGTAAACGTTGACCAAGGTGTTTTGCTTCTCTGCGTTAAGGAGTACATACCAGAGCTGTGGGCCCAAATAAAGCCCACATGCGAACAAACAGTGCTATCCACGAGGGGCAAACGCCCCGTTAAGAATGAATTTTTGTACAGACTACCCCCGATCACATTGTGCACAGCAAGTTGGTTCATGAGCTGTTTCATAGGCGTGGTCCCCATTGAAACCACGCTGAGGATATGGGATTGCATGTTCTACGAGGGGTCGCATTTCCTGTTCAAGATCTCGTTGGGGATACTGAAACTGAGCGAGCATAAACTGAACATGAACAAGCATAGGGGCCGCGGTTCCCCACTAAACAAATTCTATCAGCATGGTGACTCCAGTAGTGGCGAAAGGGTCGACCGCCTTTACGGAGAGGATGAATCGGATATAGAGATGTTTCAAGTGATTCAATCGTTCCCCAAATCGTTCATAGACGTCAACGATCTTTTTGACAGGACTATATTCAAAAAGAGGGCGTCATTTAACAACCTGGACCAGGAAGAAATAGACAGGTGCAGAAAATACGTTCAGACGCAGAGAAACAAGTACAAGGAATTTGTAGAACATAAGGATGTGAGGGGCGGCGATTCAAGGCAGATCGGCGAGCAGACCCGAGCGACAAGTGTGAGCAACGCACCAAAGTCAAAGGGCGTGGTACCATCTACGGCGCCGTCGTCACCTAGTTTGAGGAAACAGCACGGTAAGAGTGGCACGCTTCGAGACGACACAGATCTGAGGACGGTGCTTGGGAGGGAGGATTACGGGTTCAAGAGAAGTCTCACGAACGGCAACTGGAATAACGGGCTCAAACAGAAAATGAGACAGATGCGCAAGAAGAGGGATAAGTGA